From the Pseudomonas baltica genome, one window contains:
- a CDS encoding peptide chain release factor 3, with the protein MTQQAAEVAKRRTFAIISHPDAGKTTITEKLLLMGKAIAIAGTVKSRKSDRHATSDWMEMEKQRGISITTSVMQFPYREHMINLLDTPGHEDFSEDTYRTLTAVDSALMVLDGGKGVEPRTIALMDVCRLRDTPIVSFINKLDRDIRDPIELLDEIEAVLKIKAAPITWPIGCYRDFKGVYHLADDYIIVYTPGHGHERTETKIIEKLDSDEARAHLGDEYDRFVDQLELVQGACHEFNQDEFMNGQLTPVFFGTALGNFGVDHVLDAVVNWAPRPLARVANERTVEPVEEKFTGFVFKIQANMDPKHRDRIAFMRICSGKYDQGMKMRHVRTGKDVRIGDALTFFSSEREQLVEAWAGDIIGLHNHGTIQIGDTFTEGEALGFTGIPHFAPELFRRVRLKDPLKSKQLRQGLQQLAEEGATQVFFPTRSNDIILGAVGVLQFDVVASRLKEEYKVECAYEPITVYSARWIECGDKKKLEEFENKAVENLAVDGGGHLTYLAPTRVNLALMEERWPDVKFRATREHH; encoded by the coding sequence ATGACCCAACAGGCCGCCGAAGTCGCGAAACGCCGCACCTTCGCCATTATTTCCCACCCGGACGCCGGTAAGACCACCATCACCGAGAAACTCTTGCTGATGGGCAAGGCCATTGCCATCGCCGGTACGGTGAAGTCGCGCAAGTCCGACCGGCACGCTACGTCTGACTGGATGGAAATGGAGAAGCAGCGCGGGATTTCCATCACCACCTCGGTGATGCAGTTCCCCTATCGCGAGCACATGATCAACCTGCTCGACACCCCGGGTCACGAAGACTTCTCGGAAGACACCTACCGCACCTTGACCGCAGTGGACTCGGCGCTGATGGTGCTCGACGGCGGTAAAGGCGTCGAGCCGCGCACCATCGCCTTGATGGACGTCTGCCGCCTGCGCGATACGCCCATCGTCAGCTTCATCAACAAGCTCGACCGCGATATCCGCGACCCGATCGAACTGCTCGACGAGATCGAAGCCGTCCTCAAGATCAAGGCCGCGCCGATCACCTGGCCGATTGGTTGCTACCGCGACTTCAAGGGCGTGTACCACCTGGCCGATGACTACATCATCGTCTACACCCCGGGGCACGGTCACGAGCGCACCGAAACCAAGATCATCGAGAAGCTCGATTCCGATGAGGCCCGCGCGCATCTGGGCGACGAGTACGATCGCTTCGTCGACCAGTTGGAGCTGGTTCAGGGCGCCTGCCACGAATTCAACCAGGACGAGTTCATGAACGGCCAGCTGACGCCGGTGTTCTTTGGCACCGCGCTGGGCAACTTCGGTGTCGATCACGTGCTCGATGCCGTGGTGAACTGGGCGCCGCGCCCGCTGGCTCGCGTCGCCAACGAGCGGACGGTCGAGCCGGTCGAAGAGAAATTCACCGGCTTTGTGTTCAAGATCCAGGCGAACATGGACCCTAAGCACCGTGACCGCATCGCCTTCATGCGCATCTGTTCGGGCAAGTACGACCAGGGCATGAAGATGCGCCACGTGCGCACCGGCAAGGACGTGCGCATCGGCGACGCGTTGACGTTCTTCTCGTCCGAGCGCGAGCAACTGGTCGAGGCCTGGGCCGGCGACATCATCGGCCTGCACAACCACGGCACCATCCAGATCGGCGACACCTTCACCGAAGGCGAGGCGCTGGGCTTCACCGGTATCCCGCACTTCGCCCCAGAGCTGTTCCGCCGCGTGCGCCTGAAAGATCCGCTCAAGTCCAAGCAGCTGCGTCAGGGCCTGCAGCAGCTGGCCGAGGAGGGCGCCACTCAGGTGTTCTTCCCGACCCGCAGCAACGACATCATTCTCGGCGCCGTGGGTGTGCTGCAGTTCGATGTGGTCGCCAGCCGCTTGAAGGAAGAGTACAAGGTCGAATGCGCCTACGAGCCGATCACCGTGTACTCGGCGCGCTGGATCGAATGCGGGGACAAGAAGAAACTCGAGGAATTCGAGAACAAGGCGGTGGAAAACCTCGCGGTCGACGGCGGCGGCCACCTGACCTACCTGGCCCCGACACGGGTCAATCTGGCGCTGATGGAAGAGCGCTGGCCGGATGTGAAATTCCGCGCGACGCGGGAACATCACTGA
- a CDS encoding phosphatase PAP2 family protein — MSATFSRPTSRPLNYWICLGIPAVIAIALCLLELTNIDMDIEKLFYSTVDHAFIGRHSHWLEDILHDRAKQLVIAIGVFGALGYFASFKVKRLMPIRKELACLVVAMTLATSYTPPLKTVTGVQCPWDVTEFGGKETYSKLFEHRPVAIEAGRCWPGGHAATGFALFALFFVLRDRRPRMARAGLLFAFGLGTLFSVVRMIQGAHFLSHNVWAAIFCWLICLATYRVMLYRPHPAVQKAPKVALATA, encoded by the coding sequence ATGTCAGCCACCTTCTCGCGTCCCACGTCACGTCCGTTAAATTACTGGATCTGCCTGGGCATTCCAGCCGTCATCGCCATCGCGCTATGCCTGCTGGAACTGACCAACATCGATATGGACATCGAGAAGCTCTTCTACAGCACCGTCGACCATGCATTCATTGGCCGGCACAGCCATTGGCTGGAAGACATCCTGCACGACCGAGCCAAGCAGTTGGTGATTGCCATCGGCGTATTTGGCGCGCTGGGCTATTTTGCCAGCTTCAAGGTCAAGCGCTTGATGCCGATCCGCAAGGAGCTGGCCTGCCTGGTCGTCGCCATGACCCTGGCCACCAGCTACACCCCGCCGCTGAAAACCGTGACGGGTGTGCAATGCCCCTGGGATGTGACCGAGTTCGGCGGCAAGGAAACCTACAGCAAACTGTTCGAGCACCGTCCGGTCGCTATCGAAGCTGGGCGCTGCTGGCCGGGCGGGCATGCCGCCACCGGTTTTGCTCTGTTCGCGCTGTTTTTCGTGCTGCGAGACCGTCGTCCGCGCATGGCCCGTGCTGGCCTGCTGTTCGCGTTTGGTCTGGGGACGCTGTTCTCGGTGGTGCGGATGATTCAGGGTGCTCACTTTTTGTCGCACAACGTCTGGGCAGCGATTTTCTGCTGGTTGATCTGCCTCGCGACCTACCGCGTGATGCTCTACCGTCCGCATCCCGCCGTGCAGAAAGCACCTAAGGTAGCCTTGGCGACGGCTTGA
- a CDS encoding amino acid adenylation domain-containing protein, translated as MSLAAGEHPDEPLAAWPISAEQKGLWYLQQLDPEIGAYNLLFSCTVRTLNGRWPDTDFVTQMTADYPLLRSALVASPQGVQQRVVETLDAKILHSDVRHLDHHALRELARLDSRAPFDLGNPGLWRVHLYRMSEDQYLLVLVMHHIAFDFWSMGLLLKEALTRLQGQHSIWSLEQANAFPDYARTALDDERLEQLTRYWLAQLRGAPELHDLPLDHPRPAKQQFQGASHTFGLSASSSEALRARARELHATPYMMMLAIYATFLGYWSAASEVVISTPVANRASRRVRNTLGQFVNTLCLRIHTPSTQSFSERVEQVKATVTDAIRHQAMPFSKLVEALAPKRDNSYTAIAQLGFSWERLPGLADFAEFYSQGDSAAMQIGEHLQLGSFHVPQQEGQLDLMLEMGGETDGAYDAIFKYNPQLFDASTVQRMGEFLITLAERLLAEPQRPIDTLTQGDSEQQRQWRAAGRGQALMLRDQSVLQHIAHHVRVRPDSMAVADEHQSLSYARLWQRSEQIAQALRAGGVVAGDRVGFKLERGTELTTTILGIWRLGACYVPLDPHFPQDRLTYIAEDAQLRMVITSPELDDFPSALPRLYLHTLGSTLHEALPMPSAVDATAYILYTSGSTGKPKGVEVGQQALINFMLGMQDHLDFNPATRLLAVTTPSFDISVLELFLPLLAGGLSHIADYPSTRDGALLAELIEHHTINAMQATPATWQMLLDQAAPQSLRAVTALCGGDPLPQPLAERLLSRCADAWNLYGPTETTIWSSLARLQAGCPASLGQPICNTDFLVLDEHRRVLPPGMLGELWIGGLGLAKGYWQRPELSAEKFRDDLLAAPGRWYRTGDQVRWNSRQQLEHLGRLDFQVKLRGYRIELEEVQACLLAVDGIEQAIATVFSDDLGSVLVAYVIPRMDNPPTAASLKQHLKGQLPTYMVPGEFIFLSALPLTPNAKIDRQRLPAPSRGAQAERQSVIAPRDELERQLSALFQKVLRRTTLCIEDDFFELGGHSLLAVELLGLVKKDLHATLSVGELLDNPSVASLAQRIREGGNPDRGNIITLRKGQGVPIWLFHPIGGNVLSYRELSRHLAGTRPILALQSPGLEDAEAVEVTIEAMATGYLHEIRQVQPQGPYLLGGWCFGGAIAYEIGLQLEAMGETVQGTFLIDTRAPIAANVPDDADDSTLLSWFARDLATPHGKRWNIEPARLRALESDLAFDHVLVEGKRLGVLSEQADGAQLARYFETYLANGIALQLYFPPPSAKALLLLLARDEEADYGPRLGWEQLAHGPLTTVALAGDHNSIMYAPQVHAVAEQLNLHFLNTYVLEPES; from the coding sequence CTCGGCAATCCGGGGCTGTGGCGTGTGCATCTGTATCGGATGAGCGAGGACCAATACCTGCTGGTGTTGGTGATGCACCATATCGCCTTTGACTTCTGGTCGATGGGCCTGCTGCTCAAAGAGGCCCTGACGCGCCTGCAAGGTCAGCATTCGATCTGGAGCCTGGAGCAGGCCAACGCCTTCCCCGACTACGCCCGCACGGCACTCGATGATGAACGCCTGGAGCAACTAACCCGCTATTGGCTCGCTCAGCTGCGCGGTGCACCTGAACTCCATGACTTGCCCCTCGACCACCCGCGGCCCGCCAAGCAGCAGTTTCAGGGTGCCTCCCATACCTTCGGGCTCAGCGCCTCCAGCAGCGAAGCCCTCCGGGCCCGCGCGCGCGAACTGCACGCCACGCCTTATATGATGATGCTGGCGATCTACGCCACCTTCCTCGGCTACTGGTCTGCCGCCAGCGAGGTCGTCATCAGTACCCCCGTGGCTAACCGCGCCTCTCGGCGAGTGCGCAATACCCTTGGGCAGTTCGTCAACACCCTGTGCCTGCGCATCCACACACCGAGCACGCAGTCTTTCAGCGAACGGGTAGAGCAGGTCAAGGCCACCGTCACCGATGCCATTCGCCATCAAGCCATGCCGTTCTCCAAGCTGGTCGAGGCCTTGGCTCCCAAACGCGACAACAGCTACACGGCCATCGCGCAATTGGGGTTTTCGTGGGAGCGCCTGCCCGGTCTCGCTGACTTCGCCGAATTTTACAGCCAGGGTGACAGCGCGGCGATGCAGATCGGTGAGCACCTGCAACTGGGCAGCTTCCATGTCCCGCAACAGGAGGGCCAGCTCGACCTGATGCTGGAAATGGGTGGCGAAACTGACGGCGCCTACGACGCGATCTTTAAATACAACCCGCAACTGTTCGACGCCAGCACTGTTCAGCGCATGGGCGAGTTTCTAATCACCTTGGCCGAGCGCCTGCTGGCCGAGCCGCAGCGGCCCATTGATACGCTGACTCAGGGTGACAGCGAGCAACAACGGCAATGGCGCGCTGCAGGCCGAGGACAAGCGCTGATGCTGCGTGACCAGAGCGTATTGCAGCATATCGCCCACCACGTGCGCGTGCGCCCCGACAGCATGGCGGTCGCCGACGAACACCAGAGCTTGAGCTACGCTCGCCTGTGGCAACGCAGCGAGCAGATCGCCCAAGCGCTGCGTGCGGGGGGTGTAGTGGCCGGCGACCGGGTCGGATTCAAACTCGAACGTGGCACCGAACTGACCACGACGATCCTCGGTATCTGGCGTCTGGGCGCCTGCTATGTCCCGTTGGACCCGCACTTTCCACAGGACCGTCTGACCTATATCGCCGAAGATGCGCAACTGCGCATGGTCATTACCAGCCCCGAGCTCGATGACTTCCCGAGCGCCCTGCCGCGCTTGTACCTCCACACGCTCGGCAGCACGCTGCATGAGGCGCTGCCGATGCCGTCGGCGGTCGATGCGACGGCCTACATCCTCTATACCTCGGGTTCTACCGGTAAACCCAAGGGCGTCGAAGTCGGTCAGCAGGCACTGATCAACTTCATGCTCGGCATGCAGGACCACCTGGATTTCAATCCGGCAACCCGATTGCTGGCAGTCACGACACCGTCGTTCGACATCAGTGTGCTGGAGCTTTTCCTGCCGTTGCTGGCAGGTGGCCTGAGCCACATCGCTGACTACCCAAGCACTCGCGATGGCGCGCTGCTGGCCGAGCTGATAGAGCACCACACCATCAACGCGATGCAGGCGACGCCCGCGACCTGGCAAATGCTGCTCGATCAGGCCGCCCCCCAGAGCCTGCGGGCCGTAACGGCACTGTGCGGCGGTGACCCGCTGCCGCAACCACTGGCCGAACGTCTTCTGAGCCGCTGCGCCGACGCCTGGAACCTCTATGGGCCAACCGAGACGACCATCTGGTCATCTTTGGCAAGGCTACAGGCTGGGTGCCCGGCAAGCCTGGGCCAGCCGATCTGCAATACGGACTTTCTAGTGCTCGACGAGCACCGGCGCGTGCTGCCACCCGGAATGCTCGGTGAGCTGTGGATCGGCGGCCTGGGGCTGGCCAAAGGTTATTGGCAACGCCCGGAGCTGAGCGCGGAGAAATTCCGCGACGACCTGCTCGCAGCACCCGGACGATGGTATCGCACCGGCGATCAGGTGCGTTGGAACAGCCGCCAGCAACTCGAACACCTGGGCCGCCTGGATTTTCAGGTCAAGCTGCGTGGCTACCGCATAGAGCTCGAAGAGGTCCAGGCCTGTCTATTGGCGGTGGATGGCATCGAACAAGCCATCGCGACCGTGTTCAGCGACGACCTGGGTAGTGTCCTCGTGGCCTACGTGATACCCCGTATGGACAACCCGCCCACTGCCGCAAGCCTCAAGCAGCACCTCAAAGGCCAACTCCCAACCTACATGGTGCCCGGCGAGTTCATTTTCCTGAGCGCGCTGCCGCTCACACCTAATGCCAAGATCGACCGCCAGCGCCTGCCTGCACCCTCACGTGGGGCACAGGCCGAACGTCAGTCCGTCATCGCCCCGCGGGACGAACTGGAACGGCAGCTGTCAGCGCTGTTCCAGAAGGTATTGCGTCGCACCACGCTGTGCATCGAAGACGATTTTTTCGAACTCGGCGGCCATTCGCTGCTCGCGGTCGAGCTACTCGGCCTGGTGAAAAAAGACCTGCACGCCACGCTGAGCGTCGGCGAGCTACTGGACAACCCCAGCGTCGCCAGCCTGGCCCAGCGCATCCGCGAGGGAGGCAATCCTGATCGGGGCAATATCATCACCCTGCGTAAAGGCCAAGGCGTGCCAATCTGGTTGTTCCACCCGATTGGCGGCAATGTGCTCAGCTACCGCGAGCTGAGCCGCCATCTGGCGGGTACGCGGCCGATTCTGGCGTTGCAATCCCCTGGGCTTGAAGACGCCGAGGCCGTGGAGGTGACGATTGAGGCCATGGCCACCGGTTACTTGCACGAGATCCGACAGGTCCAACCTCAGGGCCCCTACCTGCTCGGCGGCTGGTGCTTCGGTGGCGCGATTGCCTATGAAATCGGGCTGCAACTCGAAGCCATGGGTGAGACCGTGCAGGGCACGTTCCTGATCGATACACGGGCGCCGATCGCCGCCAACGTACCCGACGACGCCGATGATTCGACCTTGCTGTCGTGGTTCGCCCGCGACCTGGCAACGCCCCATGGCAAACGCTGGAACATCGAGCCTGCTCGCCTGCGCGCGCTGGAGAGCGACCTGGCCTTCGATCACGTGCTGGTCGAAGGCAAGCGCCTCGGCGTCTTGAGCGAGCAAGCCGACGGTGCGCAACTGGCCCGTTACTTCGAAACCTACCTGGCCAACGGCATCGCCCTGCAGTTGTACTTCCCGCCGCCCAGCGCAAAAGCCTTACTGCTGTTGCTGGCCCGCGACGAGGAGGCCGACTACGGCCCACGTCTTGGGTGGGAGCAACTCGCGCACGGCCCCCTCACCACTGTCGCGCTGGCCGGGGACCACAACAGCATCATGTATGCCCCGCAAGTCCACGCCGTTGCCGAGCAACTCAATCTGCACTTCCTGAATACCTATGTGCTGGAGCCTGAATCATGA
- a CDS encoding outer membrane lipoprotein-sorting protein, translating to MNKYAHFIIRYRLWVIILTVAITAVLGSFGAGLKVIIDPATLAPQGHPLIKSTNQVEKIFGSKYLMLIGITPKQGDIYQPHVLETVSAITRQLDATPGVVRSTLLSLGSHQAKGIEGTAEGMEARQLLGEPGEPVDYAALRKTLADNPVYQNAVISADGRTAAILVELKERSDGFSNMVAPIHKVVDAFQSDDYTITYGGNPVYLEKTEQFANRINILFPIAILVIGLLHFEAFRTKQGLILPLVTALMAVMWGTGFMGVLGQSMDIFNSPTPILILAVAAGHAVQLLKRYYEEYARLRQTGELSPDAANRQAVVNSMVGVGPVMLIAGSIAAIGFFSLLVFDIATIRAFGIFTGVGILSAMLLEMTFIPAIRSLLKPPGDKALRLEQEQRIWDRIPAAAARWVIDPTRRKSMFVLYFLATVGLVLAMQNVVIDNATKNFFSANLDIQKDDAFLNQQLGGTNSLYVMVEGQAPDAIKRPDVLTAIANLQHFAQTRPEVGKTLSIVDFVRRMNQAMHADDRAFSTVPTSENLISQYLLLYSMSGEPGDFDSYVDYSYRRAKVTLLLKTGNNAVVKKLLDALQSEADRTFPADVKVSFGGDVAQTVALTDTLVNGKIRNIVQVGLAIFLISALVFRSAFAGLIVLTPLALSVVAVFGIMGLLHIPLNIPNSLISAMAVGIGADYAIYILYRLREQVRSGEEPAAAVRNTLATAGKASLFVATAVAGGYGVLSLSLGYNVHLWLSMFIVIAMLVSVCASLTLVPALALAFKPAFIFKGRTQYATQLNAGLVLLGVALLAGNTPSAKAATLSPEQVMQNSFVSTKVLDSSTDATFTLTNANGEQRVRKTEGATRLQGDGSDDNSRYVKFVSPPDIKGTATLLVEHSGADDDMWVYLPALSKVRRLSASNKRDSFVGTDFSYGDIIGHNPAQWQQRLVRMEALPDGTQAYVIESTPKTEKVGKDTGYSKMQSWVRADNFVAVKVEFADLNGQPIKRIVANQLQPVGNHGKWQPMNSEAENLQTGHKTTIRFEHFVADQGVADQLFKPQALDR from the coding sequence ATGAATAAGTACGCCCACTTCATCATCCGCTATCGGCTCTGGGTGATCATCCTGACAGTGGCAATCACCGCCGTGCTGGGAAGCTTCGGAGCCGGCCTGAAGGTCATCATCGACCCTGCTACCCTCGCCCCTCAGGGCCATCCGTTGATCAAATCGACCAACCAGGTCGAAAAAATCTTCGGCTCCAAATACCTGATGCTCATTGGCATCACACCCAAGCAGGGCGATATCTATCAACCCCACGTGCTCGAGACCGTCAGCGCGATCACCCGCCAGCTGGACGCTACGCCCGGCGTGGTGCGCTCCACGTTGCTGAGCCTGGGCAGTCATCAGGCCAAGGGCATCGAGGGCACGGCCGAGGGCATGGAGGCACGCCAACTGCTGGGAGAACCCGGCGAGCCAGTCGACTACGCTGCGCTGCGCAAGACCCTGGCCGACAACCCGGTCTATCAGAACGCGGTGATCTCGGCCGATGGCCGTACCGCCGCGATCCTGGTCGAGCTCAAGGAGCGCTCGGATGGTTTCAGCAACATGGTGGCGCCGATTCACAAGGTGGTCGATGCTTTCCAGTCGGATGACTACACCATCACCTATGGGGGCAATCCGGTCTATCTGGAAAAAACCGAGCAGTTCGCCAACCGCATCAACATTCTCTTCCCGATCGCCATCCTGGTCATCGGCCTGCTGCACTTCGAAGCCTTCCGGACCAAGCAGGGCCTGATCCTGCCCTTGGTGACCGCACTGATGGCGGTAATGTGGGGCACCGGCTTCATGGGCGTACTGGGCCAGTCGATGGACATCTTCAACTCCCCCACACCCATCCTGATCCTCGCTGTGGCGGCCGGACACGCGGTGCAGCTCCTCAAGCGCTACTACGAGGAATACGCGCGCTTGCGGCAGACCGGCGAGCTCAGCCCCGACGCCGCCAATCGCCAGGCCGTGGTCAACTCCATGGTAGGCGTCGGCCCGGTCATGCTGATTGCGGGGAGCATCGCCGCCATTGGTTTCTTCTCGTTGCTGGTTTTCGATATTGCCACCATCCGTGCTTTCGGGATCTTTACCGGTGTCGGCATCCTCAGCGCCATGCTGCTTGAGATGACGTTCATCCCGGCCATCCGCTCCCTGCTCAAGCCGCCGGGCGATAAAGCCCTGCGTCTGGAACAAGAGCAGCGTATATGGGATCGCATTCCTGCCGCAGCCGCACGCTGGGTGATTGATCCGACCCGACGCAAATCGATGTTCGTCCTCTATTTCCTGGCGACTGTCGGCCTGGTACTGGCGATGCAGAACGTGGTGATCGACAACGCCACCAAGAACTTCTTCTCCGCCAACCTCGATATCCAGAAGGACGATGCGTTCCTCAATCAGCAGCTCGGCGGCACCAACAGCCTGTATGTGATGGTCGAGGGCCAGGCGCCTGATGCCATCAAGCGCCCCGACGTACTGACGGCCATCGCCAATCTGCAGCACTTCGCCCAAACCCGGCCGGAAGTCGGCAAGACCCTGTCGATCGTCGACTTCGTCCGCCGCATGAACCAGGCCATGCACGCCGATGACCGCGCCTTCAGCACCGTGCCCACCAGTGAAAACCTCATCTCCCAGTACCTGTTGCTGTACTCGATGTCAGGCGAGCCGGGGGATTTCGATTCGTACGTGGATTACAGCTACCGGCGCGCCAAGGTGACCCTGTTGCTCAAGACCGGCAACAATGCCGTGGTCAAGAAACTCCTAGACGCGTTGCAGAGCGAAGCCGACCGTACCTTCCCTGCCGATGTCAAAGTCAGCTTCGGCGGTGATGTGGCGCAGACCGTGGCGCTCACCGATACCCTGGTCAATGGCAAGATCCGCAACATCGTTCAGGTCGGCCTGGCGATCTTCCTGATCTCGGCGCTGGTGTTCCGTTCGGCCTTCGCCGGTCTCATCGTCCTTACGCCACTGGCATTATCGGTGGTGGCGGTATTCGGCATCATGGGGCTGCTGCACATTCCCCTCAACATCCCCAATTCGTTGATTTCCGCCATGGCAGTCGGCATCGGCGCGGACTATGCGATCTACATTCTCTACCGCCTGCGCGAGCAAGTGCGAAGTGGCGAAGAGCCCGCCGCCGCCGTGCGCAACACCCTGGCCACCGCTGGCAAGGCATCGCTGTTCGTCGCCACGGCGGTGGCGGGGGGTTACGGGGTATTATCGCTGTCATTGGGCTACAACGTGCATCTGTGGTTGTCGATGTTCATCGTCATCGCCATGCTCGTCAGCGTCTGCGCGTCGTTGACGCTGGTACCGGCCCTGGCCCTGGCGTTCAAGCCGGCTTTCATCTTCAAGGGCAGAACGCAGTACGCCACTCAGTTGAACGCGGGCCTGGTGCTGCTGGGCGTCGCGTTGTTGGCAGGCAATACGCCCTCGGCAAAGGCCGCCACCTTGAGCCCCGAACAAGTCATGCAGAACAGCTTCGTGAGCACCAAGGTGCTGGACTCTTCCACCGACGCCACCTTTACCCTCACCAACGCTAACGGCGAACAGCGAGTCCGCAAGACCGAAGGCGCCACGCGCCTGCAAGGCGACGGCAGCGATGATAATTCCCGTTATGTGAAGTTCGTCTCCCCCCCTGACATCAAGGGTACCGCGACGCTGCTGGTGGAACACAGTGGCGCCGACGACGACATGTGGGTGTACCTGCCGGCACTAAGCAAGGTGCGCCGGCTCTCGGCGTCCAACAAGCGCGACAGCTTCGTTGGCACCGACTTCAGCTACGGCGACATCATCGGCCACAATCCGGCGCAATGGCAGCAGCGCCTGGTGCGCATGGAGGCGCTGCCCGATGGCACTCAAGCCTATGTGATCGAATCGACGCCAAAGACCGAAAAAGTCGGTAAGGACACCGGCTATTCGAAGATGCAGAGCTGGGTGCGGGCCGACAACTTCGTGGCGGTAAAAGTGGAGTTCGCTGACCTCAATGGGCAGCCGATCAAGCGCATCGTCGCCAACCAACTGCAGCCGGTCGGCAACCATGGCAAGTGGCAGCCCATGAACTCCGAGGCCGAAAACCTGCAAACGGGGCACAAGACCACGATCCGCTTCGAGCACTTCGTGGCGGATCAGGGGGTGGCGGATCAGCTCTTCAAACCACAGGCACTGGACCGATGA
- a CDS encoding TetR/AcrR family transcriptional regulator, producing the protein MSAARQKLLTTALELFLDEGLQNVGIDRLIKVSGVSKMTLYKYFPSRDNLIVNVLALYHEQIVSEVMQCVADAPPVLEVRFALLLDWYRARFVEPVSRTCLFVIAASAYPDPADPVHQMCLRHKRTLVDLFAAMLANLGYADAPCLALQCLMLFEGARNLAFIGVSGQPLDAATQAMLVLLHQHPPGAAQSLSVASR; encoded by the coding sequence ATGTCAGCTGCCAGACAAAAACTTCTAACGACCGCCCTGGAACTCTTTCTTGATGAAGGGCTGCAGAATGTCGGCATCGATCGCCTCATCAAGGTGTCCGGTGTCAGCAAGATGACGCTGTACAAATACTTCCCCTCCCGCGACAACCTCATCGTCAACGTGCTGGCCTTGTATCATGAACAAATCGTCAGCGAAGTGATGCAGTGCGTTGCCGATGCGCCACCGGTGCTGGAGGTGCGTTTTGCACTGCTGCTGGACTGGTACAGAGCCAGGTTCGTCGAGCCCGTCTCGCGTACCTGTCTGTTCGTGATCGCCGCCAGTGCCTACCCCGATCCTGCCGATCCGGTGCATCAGATGTGCCTGCGTCACAAGCGTACCTTGGTTGATCTGTTTGCCGCGATGCTGGCCAATCTTGGCTACGCCGACGCACCTTGCCTGGCACTGCAATGCCTGATGCTGTTCGAGGGGGCGCGTAATCTGGCGTTCATCGGCGTGTCCGGCCAGCCGCTGGATGCCGCGACTCAGGCCATGCTGGTACTGTTGCACCAGCACCCGCCGGGGGCCGCCCAAAGCCTCAGCGTGGCCAGCCGCTAG
- a CDS encoding SRPBCC family protein codes for MIRAEYSCTLDVPRSRLFDYLSNPANDLHWQASCVEARLLQDSTEVGSRYAIVFSFLGRRMNFECQITCVEAPARYGFKVLQGSFEYEGLYRFEEAEDGTRLHWQFDVEPGRFFGIVPVSLLKKVLVSQIEKDFAKLATLLRHVDPATSKELIHE; via the coding sequence ATGATTCGCGCTGAATACAGCTGCACGCTGGACGTGCCCCGCTCGCGATTATTCGACTATCTCAGCAACCCGGCCAACGACCTGCACTGGCAGGCCTCGTGCGTAGAAGCACGCCTGCTTCAGGACAGCACCGAGGTGGGGAGTCGGTATGCGATCGTGTTCAGTTTTCTTGGCCGACGCATGAACTTCGAATGCCAGATCACCTGCGTCGAGGCCCCCGCGAGGTATGGCTTCAAAGTGCTGCAGGGGTCATTTGAATACGAAGGCCTGTATCGCTTCGAAGAAGCCGAGGACGGCACGCGCCTGCATTGGCAGTTCGATGTCGAGCCCGGCAGATTTTTCGGCATCGTGCCGGTTTCATTATTAAAAAAGGTTCTGGTTTCCCAGATCGAAAAGGACTTCGCGAAGCTGGCAACCCTGCTTCGACACGTCGACCCAGCGACTTCCAAGGAGTTGATCCATGAATAA
- a CDS encoding ABC transporter permease produces MAKGYGKGLTGCAAAVVILALLVYWIGIDTLKQYQDDLWFYLQAHLLLVLASMLAALVVGIPAGIALSRPSMVGRAERFMQIFNIGNTVPPLAVLAIALGILGIGSGPAIFALFLASLLPIVRNTYEGLKNVQGSLKEAAVGIGMTPRQVLFQVELPNAVPIIIGGVRVALAINVGTAPLSFLIGANSLGSLIFPGIALNNHAQLLLGAVCTALLALILDGLVTLASRLWLEKGLAR; encoded by the coding sequence GTGGCTAAAGGCTATGGCAAAGGGCTGACGGGATGTGCGGCTGCGGTCGTGATCCTCGCCCTGCTGGTCTACTGGATCGGCATCGATACCCTCAAGCAATACCAAGACGATCTTTGGTTCTATCTGCAAGCCCACCTGCTGCTGGTACTGGCCTCGATGCTGGCCGCGCTGGTGGTCGGTATCCCTGCCGGTATCGCGCTCAGCCGCCCGAGCATGGTCGGGCGCGCCGAGCGGTTCATGCAGATATTCAACATCGGCAACACCGTGCCGCCCCTGGCCGTACTGGCCATCGCTCTGGGCATCCTGGGCATCGGCAGTGGTCCGGCGATCTTCGCGTTGTTCCTGGCCTCCTTGCTGCCCATCGTGCGCAACACGTATGAGGGACTGAAAAACGTTCAGGGCTCACTCAAGGAAGCTGCCGTCGGCATCGGCATGACCCCGCGTCAGGTGCTGTTCCAGGTCGAACTGCCCAATGCCGTGCCGATCATCATCGGTGGCGTGCGCGTGGCGCTGGCGATCAACGTCGGCACCGCACCGCTGTCGTTTTTGATCGGCGCCAACAGCCTGGGCAGCCTGATTTTCCCCGGCATCGCCCTGAACAATCATGCGCAGCTGCTATTGGGCGCCGTGTGCACGGCCCTGCTGGCGTTGATTCTCGACGGCCTGGTCACGTTGGCCAGCCGGCTTTGGCTGGAAAAAGGCCTGGCCCGTTGA